One Saprospiraceae bacterium genomic region harbors:
- the ric gene encoding iron-sulfur cluster repair di-iron protein: protein MITLDLSTPATVGSFVARDYRTAAVFQKYGIDFCCKGGKLLSEVCKNKNINENELLRELEDASKQTEGQPLDFQSWPPDLLIDYIEKKHHRFVEQMIETLPPFLDKLCKVHGARHPELFKITQEFKATADALSHHMQKEEMILFPFIRKMVYARQHQLIAERPPFGSVENPIQMMQSEHDQEGERFRKISEWTNAYTPPADACTTYRVAFAMLKEFEEDLHMHIHLENNILFPKALTMESELEC, encoded by the coding sequence ATGATCACACTGGACCTTTCTACACCCGCGACCGTTGGTTCATTTGTAGCACGGGATTACCGAACTGCAGCCGTTTTTCAAAAATATGGCATCGACTTTTGTTGCAAAGGCGGAAAACTTCTTTCTGAAGTTTGTAAAAACAAAAATATAAATGAAAATGAACTCCTCCGGGAATTGGAAGACGCATCAAAACAAACTGAGGGACAGCCTCTTGATTTTCAATCCTGGCCACCCGATTTGCTGATTGACTACATCGAAAAAAAACATCACCGCTTTGTCGAACAAATGATTGAAACACTTCCGCCGTTTTTAGACAAGCTTTGCAAGGTCCACGGAGCCCGTCATCCTGAGCTTTTTAAGATCACACAGGAATTTAAAGCTACGGCTGATGCGTTGAGCCATCATATGCAAAAAGAAGAAATGATTTTATTTCCATTCATCCGGAAAATGGTTTATGCCAGGCAACACCAGCTAATTGCAGAAAGGCCTCCTTTTGGAAGTGTCGAAAATCCAATTCAAATGATGCAAAGTGAACACGATCAGGAAGGCGAACGTTTCAGAAAAATATCAGAATGGACGAATGCCTATACACCTCCTGCGGATGCCTGCACCACATACCGCGTGGCATTTGCCATGCTGAAAGAATTTGAAGAAGATCTGCATATGCACATCCATCTTGAAAATAATATTTTGTTTCCTAAAGCCCTGACCATGGAATCTGAGCTGGAATGTTGA
- a CDS encoding CHAT domain-containing protein has product MRRLQLFLSLLFFCNFILAQLPDSLILERQLDSLLKLSRDLCDEGKFDSAHLITTECESFTTQHFGSVSINMGKVYYNRAWAFEESGKYEQAESWYIKAKEITATIKGTDNIIYAVNLNSLGALYFQMGLYNKAEPYYLDANQMKFKIWGPDNPRYTGGKHNLGILYHEMGEFEKAEAIFLENLNTQARVLGKKDRQYAASLNSLAILYDDMGNFEMAEKNYLESILLKEETLGEEHPSYSYSIENLADLYLKLKNYSNAEKYYLQAIRIREKTLGNQHPHYATSIDNYGLLKMRSNQLEIADSLFSVALNIRKNSGEQMQLAIASSYEHFGEMHKISGNYSKAESFFEQSFKIRKDHLNQKHPDYLNSLYLLADINELQNQYTKAEDLLKELFRLSQEKLKESTAFLSEAELNKYMQSFLERGHKLCEMIAERNAHGEPLGQLTALCYDFLLFHKGFVMIQARKQNTYFTQNSQEEESVRTYKSFRRKLNSEYSKPLAEQSEIAELEAQVNLLEKSIAKLIWDKSEFTEFQNWKSVQAKLKAEDAALEFLNFPKIADVNQSGESYACLVLKKNSELPVFVPLFEKSTLDSMWGGLISEGSVNRRLEFVNDLYTYSGRGAMPMQQKKTSLYELIVLPLKNELNGIKNIYFSPSGLLHQINFQAIPISDNSFASHPKVADGMTVADIFNIFQLSSTRNIGTGGERKKEQSSAALFGGIVYDLKPDSTIQNELVASRGEGWNYLPGTEREVSVVKELFQDTRLGYRVYSAHDASELNFKKLPGDGHQSPILIHLATHGFFFTDGLANLSPQALAFMNSQNPMMRSGLILAGANERWTKNEAQTNNLLNGEDGILTALEISQMNLLNTDLVVLSACETGLGAIKAYEGVYGLQRAFKIAGVKYVIMSLWQVPDKQTGMLMTRFYKYLCEWYRDHPDTFAVGIPQAFQKAQKELRDLGLDPYQWAGFVLVD; this is encoded by the coding sequence ATGCGACGTCTACAGCTCTTTTTATCCCTTCTATTCTTTTGTAATTTCATCCTTGCCCAATTACCAGATTCACTGATCCTGGAAAGACAACTCGACAGTTTACTTAAATTATCCAGGGACTTATGCGACGAGGGCAAGTTTGATTCTGCTCATTTGATCACTACGGAATGTGAATCATTCACAACACAACACTTTGGTTCAGTCTCTATAAATATGGGCAAAGTATATTATAATCGGGCATGGGCATTCGAAGAATCCGGAAAATATGAACAAGCTGAATCCTGGTATATCAAGGCTAAAGAAATCACAGCCACCATTAAAGGAACGGATAATATTATTTATGCCGTTAACCTGAATAGTCTCGGAGCACTTTATTTCCAAATGGGTCTGTACAATAAGGCTGAACCTTATTATTTAGATGCAAACCAGATGAAATTCAAAATTTGGGGTCCGGATAATCCAAGATACACAGGAGGTAAGCACAATTTAGGAATCCTCTATCACGAAATGGGGGAATTTGAAAAAGCAGAGGCTATTTTCCTTGAAAATTTGAATACCCAAGCCAGGGTTCTGGGAAAAAAAGACAGGCAGTATGCAGCCAGTTTGAATAGCCTGGCCATACTTTACGATGATATGGGCAATTTCGAAATGGCTGAAAAAAACTACCTGGAGTCAATTTTATTAAAAGAGGAAACATTAGGTGAAGAGCATCCCTCCTATTCCTATAGTATAGAAAATCTGGCGGATCTCTACCTGAAATTAAAAAACTATTCCAACGCAGAGAAATATTACCTTCAGGCGATCCGGATCCGCGAAAAAACCCTGGGAAATCAGCATCCTCATTACGCAACCAGCATTGATAACTACGGCTTGCTAAAAATGCGCTCTAACCAATTGGAAATTGCCGATTCACTTTTTTCCGTAGCATTGAATATTCGCAAAAATTCGGGAGAACAAATGCAGTTGGCCATTGCTTCGAGTTATGAGCATTTCGGTGAAATGCATAAGATTTCAGGCAACTATTCAAAAGCCGAATCGTTCTTCGAACAATCATTCAAAATCAGAAAAGACCATTTAAACCAAAAGCATCCGGATTATTTGAATTCATTGTACCTGCTTGCAGACATTAATGAACTCCAAAACCAATACACAAAAGCCGAAGATTTATTAAAAGAACTTTTTAGATTAAGTCAGGAGAAATTAAAAGAATCCACAGCTTTTCTTTCAGAAGCAGAACTCAATAAATACATGCAATCCTTTTTGGAAAGGGGACACAAATTATGTGAGATGATTGCAGAGCGAAATGCCCATGGAGAACCTTTAGGACAATTGACAGCCTTATGTTATGATTTCTTGTTATTCCATAAAGGCTTTGTAATGATTCAGGCAAGAAAACAAAACACCTATTTTACACAGAATAGCCAGGAAGAAGAGTCCGTCAGAACGTATAAATCTTTCCGCAGAAAACTTAATTCAGAATATTCAAAACCCCTGGCCGAACAATCTGAAATTGCTGAACTGGAAGCACAGGTAAATTTATTGGAAAAGTCGATTGCAAAGCTGATTTGGGATAAATCCGAATTCACGGAATTTCAGAATTGGAAAAGTGTGCAAGCAAAATTAAAGGCGGAGGATGCTGCATTGGAATTTCTGAATTTCCCAAAAATAGCTGATGTCAATCAATCCGGGGAAAGTTATGCTTGCCTTGTGTTGAAAAAAAATTCGGAATTACCTGTATTTGTACCCTTGTTTGAGAAGTCCACTCTGGATTCCATGTGGGGCGGCTTGATTTCTGAAGGCTCTGTAAACAGGAGGTTGGAATTTGTAAACGATCTGTATACCTATTCCGGCAGAGGTGCTATGCCCATGCAACAAAAGAAAACCAGTTTGTACGAATTGATTGTTCTGCCATTGAAAAATGAATTGAATGGAATAAAAAATATTTATTTTTCACCTTCTGGCCTTCTGCATCAAATAAATTTTCAGGCCATACCTATTTCAGACAATAGCTTTGCTTCTCATCCAAAAGTTGCAGATGGAATGACGGTTGCCGATATATTTAACATTTTTCAATTATCCAGTACCAGGAATATTGGCACTGGTGGCGAAAGAAAGAAAGAACAAAGCTCCGCGGCGTTATTTGGTGGAATTGTCTATGATTTAAAACCGGATAGCACTATTCAAAATGAATTAGTGGCTTCACGGGGAGAAGGATGGAATTATCTTCCCGGAACAGAAAGGGAAGTTTCTGTGGTTAAAGAATTGTTTCAGGATACCCGATTGGGGTATCGTGTTTATTCAGCTCATGATGCCAGTGAACTGAATTTTAAAAAATTGCCTGGCGATGGGCATCAATCTCCAATTTTAATCCATCTTGCAACGCATGGTTTTTTCTTTACCGATGGTTTAGCGAATTTATCTCCACAAGCACTGGCTTTTATGAACAGTCAAAACCCGATGATGCGTTCGGGGCTCATCCTTGCAGGTGCCAATGAAAGATGGACTAAAAACGAAGCTCAAACTAACAATTTATTGAATGGTGAAGATGGGATTCTTACCGCACTTGAAATAAGTCAAATGAATTTGTTAAATACAGATTTAGTTGTTTTATCAGCATGCGAAACCGGACTTGGAGCTATAAAAGCATACGAGGGAGTCTATGGGCTTCAGCGCGCTTTTAAAATTGCCGGAGTTAAATATGTCATCATGAGTTTATGGCAAGTTCCGGATAAGCAGACAGGCATGTTAATGACCCGTTTTTATAAATATTTATGCGAATGGTACCGCGATCATCCCGATACATTCGCAGTTGGAATTCCTCAAGCTTTTCAAAAGGCTCAAAAGGAGTTAAGAGATTTGGGACTTGATCCCTATCAATGGGCTGGCTTTGTCCTTGTAGATTAA